Proteins from a genomic interval of Flavobacteriales bacterium:
- a CDS encoding T9SS type A sorting domain-containing protein, which translates to MKSLLLSLLSVFSISVFAQQQEVGPTHYSRSALEPELAPFYHGVASGDPLPDAVVIWTRITLNSTDPVDVNWRMATDTLFSNIVASGMATTDSSVDWTINVDVTGLDPDSWYYYDFEYNGDHSLIGRTHTAPVGGVDHLRFAVLSCQNYEHGYYHAYRDLAGRNDIDCILFLGDYIYEYEVGGYSANISGRTNEPVNEIISLSDYRTRYSLYKLDPDLRDAHQQYPFIVIWDDHESANNSYTDGAQNHTPATEGPWSDRKAHSIQANTEWLPVRLPDANHPEKRFRKFEFGDLAELEMLDTRLYDRDEQGSGSDQDRSLMGYEQRHWLYDNLENATTKWKVIGQQVMMAPLTAFGFPINNDQWDGYPAERDSLFNFIATNNIDNTVVLTGDIHTSWANDLPGDNYDSNTGSGSVGVEYVVTSVTSSSFPIPVGQNLIMSVNPHIKYADLTQKGYLILDLTDTIAQSDWYFVSDVTVPTHTSSLGTSWFTRDGENHLEHASAPTVGDSYPPLAPVFEPDTSTGIAEIENEPVIIGAYPNPFFDRFVVQFNLFQPEQVRIRLTDISGKMIMEKDLGQLRNGLQYLQVNTSDLPAGLYIFTLQTENAVVTRRMTRIE; encoded by the coding sequence ATGAAATCACTTTTACTTTCACTACTCTCCGTATTTTCCATTTCCGTCTTCGCGCAGCAGCAAGAAGTTGGCCCGACCCATTACTCAAGAAGCGCGCTGGAACCTGAGTTGGCCCCGTTCTATCATGGCGTTGCCTCTGGCGATCCGCTTCCTGATGCGGTTGTGATCTGGACGCGCATCACGCTGAACAGTACCGACCCCGTGGACGTGAACTGGCGAATGGCCACCGACACGCTTTTCAGCAACATTGTGGCAAGTGGCATGGCAACAACCGATTCTTCGGTTGACTGGACCATCAATGTGGATGTGACGGGACTTGATCCAGACTCGTGGTATTATTATGATTTTGAGTACAATGGCGACCATTCGCTCATTGGCAGAACCCATACTGCGCCCGTTGGTGGTGTGGACCATCTGCGCTTTGCGGTTCTCTCCTGCCAGAATTATGAGCACGGTTATTATCACGCGTACCGCGATCTGGCGGGAAGGAACGACATCGACTGCATCCTTTTTTTGGGCGACTACATCTACGAATATGAAGTGGGCGGTTACTCGGCCAATATTTCTGGCCGAACGAACGAACCTGTGAACGAGATCATCTCATTGAGCGACTACCGCACGCGCTACTCGCTCTACAAACTCGACCCCGATCTGCGCGATGCGCATCAGCAGTATCCGTTCATCGTTATTTGGGACGACCACGAATCGGCCAACAACTCTTACACCGATGGGGCCCAGAACCATACGCCTGCCACAGAGGGACCATGGTCCGATCGCAAAGCGCATTCCATTCAGGCCAATACCGAATGGCTGCCTGTAAGACTGCCCGATGCGAACCATCCTGAAAAGCGTTTCCGAAAATTCGAATTCGGAGATCTTGCCGAACTGGAAATGTTGGACACGCGCCTTTACGACCGCGATGAGCAGGGTTCGGGAAGTGATCAGGACAGGAGTTTGATGGGCTATGAACAGCGTCATTGGCTGTATGACAATCTGGAAAATGCGACCACGAAATGGAAGGTGATCGGACAGCAGGTGATGATGGCTCCATTGACGGCATTCGGATTTCCCATCAATAACGACCAATGGGATGGTTATCCTGCCGAACGTGACAGCCTTTTCAATTTCATCGCTACCAACAATATTGACAATACGGTTGTGCTTACAGGTGACATTCACACTTCGTGGGCAAATGATCTGCCAGGCGATAATTACGATTCCAATACTGGCAGTGGCTCTGTGGGTGTTGAATATGTGGTGACCAGCGTTACCTCATCCAGTTTCCCCATTCCAGTTGGACAGAACCTGATCATGTCGGTAAACCCGCACATCAAATATGCAGACCTGACACAGAAAGGGTACCTGATCCTGGACCTGACGGACACGATCGCCCAATCCGATTGGTATTTCGTTTCGGACGTTACCGTACCCACGCACACCTCCTCGCTCGGCACCAGTTGGTTTACGCGTGACGGAGAAAACCATCTTGAACACGCATCTGCTCCAACGGTGGGAGACTCCTATCCACCATTGGCCCCCGTTTTTGAACCAGACACAAGCACAGGTATTGCAGAAATTGAAAACGAACCTGTGATCATTGGAGCTTATCCGAACCCATTTTTCGACCGCTTTGTGGTGCAGTTCAACCTGTTCCAACCAGAACAGGTGCGCATCCGTTTGACGGACATCTCGGGTAAAATGATCATGGAGAAGGATCTCGGGCAATTGCGTAACGGCCTTCAGTACCTGCAAGTGAACACCTCTGACCTACCCGCTGGGCTCTATATCTTTACTTTGCAGACAGAAAATGCGGTCGTTACTCGAAGAATGACCAGAATAGAGTAA
- a CDS encoding DUF2027 domain-containing protein yields MFRVGEKVRYLDEVGEATIVHIVDAKTAIVEDEYGLKHPYPLSKLVPAERDHVPAQPQPQYIQPETPKPQPKPAPKPSNTVALPELALVFTSTNSSKPESGDLDLLFVNSSNYHLLVNVAAKEGDEWFSIFNGEILPKSDQLVQSLRRQDIGMLSNLNVDVIFFGKTGYEAREPISCLTKVKVTRFVKPGNYLTYEGIENPGICFPIEKEKAVTAPSFPKIPQSGKQVQKPSLPTIEEEVDLHLEAILGTEPNDMPDHEKFLTQMRHFERKLNNALTRKYVQITFIHGVGSGKLKEAIRQELTEYGLTFEEGPFHRYGVGATVVRLH; encoded by the coding sequence GTGTTCCGAGTTGGAGAAAAAGTACGTTACCTTGATGAGGTCGGTGAGGCGACCATCGTTCACATCGTTGATGCAAAAACTGCCATTGTGGAAGATGAATACGGTCTGAAGCACCCGTATCCGCTCAGCAAACTCGTACCTGCCGAACGCGACCATGTGCCTGCACAACCGCAGCCACAATACATCCAACCTGAAACACCGAAACCACAACCGAAGCCCGCTCCAAAACCTTCAAATACAGTTGCCTTGCCTGAATTGGCGCTGGTCTTCACGTCAACCAATTCATCCAAACCCGAAAGTGGCGACCTCGACCTTCTGTTCGTCAACAGTTCCAACTATCACCTGCTGGTGAATGTGGCCGCCAAGGAAGGTGACGAATGGTTCAGCATTTTCAACGGTGAGATCCTTCCGAAATCGGACCAGTTGGTGCAATCGCTGCGAAGACAGGATATTGGCATGCTCAGCAATTTGAATGTGGATGTGATCTTCTTTGGCAAAACGGGCTACGAAGCGCGCGAGCCGATCTCCTGCCTCACGAAAGTGAAAGTGACACGATTTGTGAAACCAGGTAATTATTTGACTTACGAAGGCATTGAAAACCCTGGCATCTGCTTTCCGATTGAAAAAGAAAAGGCGGTTACCGCGCCTTCCTTCCCGAAAATCCCACAATCTGGCAAACAGGTTCAGAAACCTTCGCTTCCAACCATTGAAGAAGAAGTTGACCTTCACTTGGAAGCCATTCTCGGAACGGAACCTAATGACATGCCCGACCATGAGAAATTCCTCACGCAAATGCGGCATTTCGAGCGCAAGCTCAATAATGCGCTCACCCGCAAGTATGTGCAGATCACGTTCATTCATGGAGTTGGTTCTGGAAAACTGAAGGAGGCTATCCGCCAAGAATTGACCGAATACGGCCTCACATTCGAAGAAGGTCCATTCCACAGATACGGAGTTGGTGCAACTGTGGTGCGACTACACTAA
- a CDS encoding DUF2279 domain-containing protein — protein MLKKLLLSSFLLLAVNCSWAQSDPSTFKFYRDTIYKGRAIGLGAGTASLWVGSVVGLNQLWYANEPRSKFHLFDDSREWLQMDKAGHFLTSYAIGYYYMDFMRWSGFNRKTSIWAGGFMGSFYMAGIEILDGFSGAWGFSLSDFTVNTCGSFAVILQELAWNEQRITPKISYHPTDFAQYRPNLLGDNFGSRMMKDYNGQTFWLSINIHSFLKEQSKFPRWINFAMGFGANGMIGAFENPDVDANGNPYPKFTRYRQFYLSLDVDLTKIRTKKKWLRTIFKAVNLIKLPFPTVEFNPVQKVKFHPIYF, from the coding sequence ATGTTGAAGAAGCTGCTGCTTTCGAGTTTTCTGCTGCTTGCCGTGAATTGCAGTTGGGCTCAGTCCGATCCATCCACATTCAAGTTTTACCGCGACACCATCTATAAAGGAAGAGCTATTGGTCTGGGAGCAGGAACGGCCTCCCTCTGGGTCGGTTCCGTGGTCGGCCTGAACCAACTTTGGTATGCCAACGAACCGCGTTCCAAGTTCCACCTGTTTGATGACAGCCGAGAATGGTTGCAGATGGATAAGGCAGGGCATTTCCTTACCAGTTACGCCATCGGTTACTATTACATGGATTTTATGCGATGGTCTGGTTTCAACCGAAAGACCAGTATTTGGGCAGGCGGTTTCATGGGCAGTTTTTACATGGCTGGCATCGAAATATTGGACGGTTTTTCGGGTGCGTGGGGTTTTTCACTCAGCGATTTCACGGTCAACACATGTGGCTCATTTGCGGTCATTCTACAGGAATTGGCCTGGAATGAGCAGCGCATCACGCCTAAGATCTCGTACCACCCGACAGATTTCGCACAGTATCGACCCAATCTGCTGGGCGACAATTTCGGGTCGCGGATGATGAAGGATTACAACGGCCAAACCTTTTGGCTTTCCATCAACATCCATTCATTTCTGAAGGAGCAGAGCAAGTTTCCGCGTTGGATCAATTTTGCAATGGGTTTTGGAGCCAATGGCATGATAGGGGCGTTTGAAAACCCTGATGTCGATGCCAATGGCAATCCATACCCAAAGTTCACACGCTATCGGCAATTCTATCTTTCGTTGGATGTGGATCTAACGAAGATCCGAACGAAGAAAAAGTGGCTGCGAACCATTTTCAAAGCGGTCAATCTCATCAAACTTCCGTTCCCAACGGTCGAATTCAATCCCGTTCAAAAGGTCAAATTCCATCCGATCTATTTTTGA
- a CDS encoding TonB-dependent receptor plug domain-containing protein, whose protein sequence is MKHVLFALLLISSLSTFAQTGIVQGRVSDANSNEPIPFANVVLQGTTLGASTDLDGNYEIKNITPGLYNVEVSFLGYKTHVEYEVEVFNNKPALINVKLEEDSKTLEAVVVTANPFEKKEESPVSLRTIGVNEIQRNPGGNRDISKALQSLPGVQSTVAFRNDIIIRGGAPNENRFYLDGVEVPNINHFATQGSSGGPVGMINVNFIREVEFYSGAFPANRGNALSSVLNFKMKDPRQDRIGGNFTLGANDAGITIEGPIAKGHSFMFSYRRSYLQFLFALLKLPFLPTYDDFQLKYKAKINDKNELIVVGLGAIDQFKLNLDKNLDEDQKRLVEVLPVNNQWNYTLGVNWKNYREKGYSQLVVSRNMLNNTAIKYMDNIEVDTNLILNYKSQEIENKMRFENNWRDKGWKINYGVVYEYARYTNSTFNKITLPDGSIFSKSFSSAIELHKWGAFGQVSRSFVEGRLLLSLGARVDGNSYSKEMAKTYETFSPRFSLSYSFNDNFSLNFNVGRYFQQPPYTTFGYRDNSGVLVNKQNGLKYIASNHAVLGTEYVNKNGLKVSVEGFFKYWQHYPFLLRDSISLANLGANFGVIGNEAVVSNNQGRAYGVEFLVQQKLWKGFYGILAYTWVRSEFQDRNGKFVPSAWDAQHLISITAGKKFKRNWELGVRWRFTGGAPYTPADVQTSSLIPVWQLNRSALPDYSRLNSQRLTPAHFLDMRVDKKWFFKKWALNVYIDVQNVYNFKAQQPPQYIVPTDSNGNPLIDPNDPSRYQLQQVKNVTGTVIPSFGIVVEI, encoded by the coding sequence ATGAAGCACGTATTGTTCGCCCTTCTTCTGATCTCCAGTTTATCAACGTTCGCCCAAACGGGAATTGTGCAAGGCCGCGTTTCGGATGCCAACAGCAATGAGCCGATCCCGTTTGCCAATGTAGTGCTGCAAGGCACCACGCTGGGTGCATCTACCGATCTTGATGGCAATTACGAGATCAAGAACATCACGCCAGGACTATACAACGTGGAAGTGTCGTTTCTCGGATACAAGACGCATGTAGAGTATGAAGTGGAGGTTTTCAATAACAAGCCTGCGCTGATCAATGTGAAATTGGAAGAGGACAGCAAAACCCTTGAAGCGGTTGTGGTCACGGCCAATCCGTTCGAGAAGAAAGAGGAAAGTCCTGTTTCGTTGCGGACGATCGGAGTGAACGAAATTCAACGGAACCCAGGCGGAAACCGCGATATTTCCAAGGCGCTGCAATCGCTTCCTGGTGTTCAATCAACCGTGGCGTTCAGGAACGACATCATCATCCGCGGAGGCGCGCCCAACGAGAACCGATTCTACTTGGACGGAGTGGAGGTTCCCAACATCAATCACTTCGCTACGCAGGGCTCTTCGGGCGGTCCGGTGGGAATGATCAACGTGAATTTCATCCGCGAAGTGGAATTCTATTCAGGTGCGTTTCCTGCCAACCGAGGCAATGCGTTGAGCTCGGTGCTGAATTTCAAAATGAAGGATCCGCGCCAGGATCGCATCGGTGGCAATTTCACGCTGGGCGCGAACGATGCAGGCATCACCATCGAAGGACCGATCGCCAAAGGCCATTCGTTCATGTTCTCGTATCGCAGAAGTTACCTGCAATTTCTGTTCGCGTTGCTGAAACTGCCGTTCCTGCCAACGTACGATGACTTCCAGCTGAAATACAAGGCGAAGATCAACGATAAGAACGAGCTGATCGTGGTCGGTCTCGGTGCCATCGACCAGTTCAAACTCAACCTTGACAAGAATTTGGATGAGGATCAGAAGCGGTTGGTGGAAGTGCTGCCCGTAAACAATCAATGGAATTATACGCTTGGCGTGAACTGGAAGAATTACCGCGAAAAAGGTTATTCGCAGTTGGTGGTGAGCCGCAACATGCTCAACAACACCGCCATCAAATACATGGACAACATTGAGGTCGATACCAACCTGATACTCAACTACAAGAGTCAGGAAATAGAGAACAAGATGCGGTTTGAGAACAACTGGCGCGACAAAGGTTGGAAGATCAATTACGGGGTGGTTTACGAATACGCGCGATACACCAACAGTACGTTCAATAAGATCACACTTCCAGATGGTTCCATTTTCAGCAAGTCGTTTTCATCGGCCATCGAGCTGCACAAATGGGGCGCTTTCGGGCAGGTGAGCCGTTCGTTTGTGGAAGGCCGATTGCTGCTCTCGCTCGGAGCGCGGGTTGATGGCAACAGCTACTCGAAGGAAATGGCCAAAACATACGAGACGTTCTCTCCAAGATTTTCGCTCTCCTATTCGTTCAACGACAATTTCAGTCTCAACTTCAACGTAGGCCGTTACTTTCAGCAACCGCCCTACACTACTTTCGGTTACCGCGATAACAGTGGTGTACTCGTGAACAAGCAGAACGGGTTGAAATACATCGCATCCAACCACGCGGTTCTGGGCACCGAGTATGTAAATAAGAACGGATTGAAAGTGTCGGTTGAAGGATTTTTCAAGTACTGGCAGCATTATCCGTTCCTGCTTCGCGATAGCATTTCTTTGGCCAACCTTGGGGCTAATTTCGGAGTGATCGGAAATGAGGCTGTGGTCTCGAACAACCAAGGACGCGCCTATGGAGTGGAGTTCCTTGTGCAACAGAAACTGTGGAAAGGCTTTTACGGCATTCTTGCCTACACGTGGGTGCGCAGCGAGTTCCAAGACCGCAATGGCAAATTCGTGCCTTCTGCCTGGGATGCACAGCACCTCATCTCCATCACCGCAGGAAAAAAGTTCAAACGGAACTGGGAACTTGGCGTGCGCTGGCGATTTACTGGTGGCGCACCTTATACTCCAGCCGATGTGCAGACCTCCTCACTCATTCCCGTCTGGCAACTCAACCGAAGCGCACTGCCCGATTATTCGCGCCTCAACAGCCAACGGCTCACGCCTGCGCATTTCCTCGACATGCGTGTAGACAAGAAATGGTTTTTCAAAAAATGGGCACTCAACGTGTACATCGATGTTCAGAACGTGTACAATTTCAAAGCGCAGCAGCCTCCACAATACATCGTTCCGACCGATAGCAACGGAAATCCACTGATCGACCCCAACGACCCATCACGCTATCAACTCCAACAGGTGAAGAATGTGACAGGAACTGTGATCCCTTCCTTTGGGATCGTGGTGGAGATCTGA
- a CDS encoding magnesium citrate secondary transporter, protein MKQTLSNPIFLVAVALAATNQLLEKAFGIFVPIIHSYLDDLLCFPIVLTLGLAMYRYFIPNYRLTAWHIWPILIIYSVYFEWYLPRTSNAYTSDVLDVLMYVLGAVMFNLTINSEISFRRTPSLNSPSL, encoded by the coding sequence ATGAAACAGACATTGTCAAATCCGATTTTTCTGGTGGCTGTTGCGTTGGCCGCCACCAATCAGTTGCTGGAAAAAGCATTCGGGATTTTCGTTCCCATAATTCACAGCTATTTGGACGACCTGCTGTGCTTTCCGATCGTGCTCACACTGGGTTTGGCCATGTACCGCTATTTCATTCCGAATTATCGACTGACCGCATGGCACATTTGGCCAATACTAATTATCTATTCGGTGTATTTTGAATGGTACTTGCCTCGCACTTCAAATGCTTACACTTCAGATGTATTGGATGTGCTGATGTACGTTTTGGGAGCCGTGATGTTCAATCTTACCATCAACAGCGAGATCAGCTTCAGAAGAACACCATCACTAAATTCTCCTTCTCTGTGA
- a CDS encoding phosphoglucomutase/phosphomannomutase family protein, which produces MAIPIKFGTDGWRAVVAKEFTVENVARVAQGTANWVLAQGLPKVAVVGHDCRFGGELFAETTAKVFLQNGFEVYLAEGPVTTPMVSLGAKELKTGIGVIITASHNPPADNGYKLKGNHGGPLLEADVKAVEKLIPDEYEFELDAIDLDSYRESGKLKTAELEDLYVHKVEANFDLDAIRNSGVEFAYDAMYGSGQYVMRRLFPDITFLHCERNPLFDGTPPEPILKNLGEFAEVIKISGDIDCGLATDGDADRIALFDHEGNYVDSHHILLLLIHYLHKVKGWNGRVGTGFSSTVKINQLCEKYGLELDVVKIGFKHLCGIMITEDVLVGGEESGGIAVKGHIPERDGIWNGLVLWEFMAKSGKSLHDLIQEIYDIVGEFAFERNDLRIAQSLKEEIVANCEAGKYDHFGHYKVQKIDDLDGWKYWLSDHEWVMIRPSGTEPVLRTYAEARTREDALAILEACKAEIGA; this is translated from the coding sequence ATGGCAATTCCCATCAAATTCGGAACAGACGGTTGGCGCGCGGTGGTCGCCAAGGAATTCACGGTAGAAAATGTAGCGCGCGTAGCGCAAGGAACGGCCAATTGGGTCTTGGCGCAAGGCCTGCCGAAAGTGGCTGTTGTCGGTCACGATTGCCGTTTCGGGGGCGAACTTTTCGCTGAAACGACCGCCAAGGTTTTTCTGCAGAATGGATTTGAAGTGTATCTGGCTGAAGGTCCAGTTACCACGCCCATGGTTTCGTTGGGTGCGAAGGAATTGAAAACAGGCATCGGTGTTATCATCACGGCAAGCCACAATCCGCCAGCGGATAACGGCTATAAGTTGAAAGGAAACCATGGTGGCCCGCTTTTGGAGGCCGATGTAAAAGCTGTGGAGAAACTCATCCCCGATGAATATGAATTTGAGTTGGACGCCATCGACCTTGACAGCTACCGCGAAAGCGGAAAGCTGAAAACAGCCGAATTGGAAGATCTATACGTTCATAAAGTCGAAGCCAATTTTGACCTCGATGCTATCCGAAATTCAGGGGTGGAATTCGCATACGATGCGATGTACGGTTCTGGTCAGTACGTGATGCGAAGGTTGTTTCCTGACATCACGTTTCTCCATTGCGAACGCAATCCGCTTTTTGACGGAACGCCACCCGAACCGATTCTCAAAAACCTCGGTGAATTTGCTGAGGTCATCAAAATTTCAGGCGATATCGATTGCGGCCTTGCTACGGATGGCGATGCCGACCGCATTGCGCTTTTCGACCACGAAGGGAATTATGTGGACAGCCACCACATTCTGCTGTTGCTCATTCACTATCTGCACAAGGTGAAAGGCTGGAACGGCCGTGTTGGAACTGGTTTTTCATCCACCGTCAAAATCAATCAATTGTGTGAGAAATACGGTTTGGAATTGGATGTGGTGAAGATCGGTTTCAAGCATTTGTGCGGCATTATGATTACCGAAGATGTGCTTGTTGGTGGAGAGGAAAGTGGCGGCATTGCCGTGAAAGGTCACATTCCAGAACGCGATGGCATTTGGAATGGGTTGGTGCTGTGGGAATTCATGGCCAAATCGGGTAAAAGTCTGCACGACCTCATTCAAGAGATCTATGACATCGTTGGTGAATTCGCCTTTGAGCGGAATGACCTCCGCATTGCTCAATCATTGAAAGAAGAAATCGTGGCCAATTGCGAAGCTGGTAAATACGACCACTTCGGCCATTACAAGGTTCAAAAAATCGATGACCTTGATGGCTGGAAATATTGGCTCAGCGACCACGAATGGGTGATGATCCGTCCATCAGGAACGGAACCTGTTCTGCGAACTTACGCGGAAGCGAGAACCCGAGAAGACGCGTTAGCTATTCTTGAAGCTTGCAAGGCTGAGATCGGTGCTTGA
- the mltG gene encoding endolytic transglycosylase MltG, protein MAKKKAKKSSTNWQKIVAIVVVIIICLGGVSAWELYSMIYRPNVGFKADEKYFYIPTGSVYQDVSNALVQQGIIINQTSFDWVSEQKKYKLNVKAGRYKLERGMSNNELVNLLRSGEQEPVMVTFNNVRFKEELASKVASYIEADSLSIISLLNDRDFANKYGFNTTTLFTLFLPNTYEFWWNTSAEQFMERMAGEYKNFWTAERKQKAQKLGLSQSDVSILASIVQKETNMSDEKPVVAGVYLNRLKKGMLLQADPTLVYANRDFTARRVLNSHKTIDSPYNTYKYKGLPPGPICLPSIQSIDAVLNAKSHNYLYFCAKADGSGYHSFASTYDEHRKNAREFQRELNKRKVYR, encoded by the coding sequence ATGGCTAAGAAAAAGGCAAAAAAATCATCCACCAACTGGCAGAAAATTGTGGCCATTGTTGTGGTCATCATTATCTGTTTGGGTGGCGTTTCGGCTTGGGAGCTCTACTCCATGATCTACCGCCCTAATGTGGGTTTCAAGGCCGATGAGAAGTACTTCTACATTCCAACGGGTTCGGTTTATCAGGATGTTTCCAACGCACTGGTGCAGCAGGGCATCATCATCAACCAAACGTCTTTCGATTGGGTTTCTGAACAGAAGAAATACAAGCTGAATGTGAAGGCGGGTCGCTACAAATTAGAGCGCGGCATGAGCAACAACGAACTCGTCAATCTGCTACGATCTGGCGAACAGGAGCCCGTGATGGTCACCTTCAATAATGTGCGTTTCAAGGAAGAACTGGCGAGCAAAGTGGCTTCTTACATCGAAGCAGATAGTTTGTCCATCATCTCCTTATTGAACGACCGCGATTTCGCAAACAAGTACGGTTTCAACACCACTACGCTGTTCACGCTTTTTCTGCCAAACACGTATGAGTTCTGGTGGAACACTTCTGCTGAACAATTCATGGAACGCATGGCGGGTGAGTACAAGAATTTTTGGACGGCCGAGCGCAAACAGAAAGCACAAAAATTGGGTCTGAGCCAATCGGATGTGAGCATTTTGGCCTCCATCGTCCAGAAGGAAACCAACATGTCGGACGAAAAACCCGTGGTGGCAGGTGTGTACCTCAACCGCCTCAAAAAAGGCATGTTGCTTCAGGCCGACCCGACCTTGGTTTACGCCAACCGTGATTTCACTGCAAGACGCGTGCTGAACAGCCACAAGACCATCGATTCGCCTTACAACACCTACAAATATAAGGGTTTGCCGCCAGGGCCGATCTGTCTGCCAAGCATTCAAAGCATTGATGCTGTGCTCAACGCTAAATCGCACAACTACCTGTATTTCTGCGCCAAGGCCGATGGTTCAGGATATCACTCGTTTGCAAGCACGTATGACGAGCATCGGAAAAACGCCCGTGAGTTTCAGCGCGAGCTGAACAAACGCAAGGTTTACAGATAG
- a CDS encoding GNAT family N-acetyltransferase, with product MKHELLKGEKVTLREMRADDCDLIHDWENRPELDYLGDEHEPLTKEQIADFIESSSGDIYTDRQLRLMIDLNSPTSLRAQRGNLSDQGDCFGRSSLAMTIGCIDLFEFDQHNQRAGVGILIAETENRKNGYAKEALNLLTHYCLEVLNLRQLHCHIPVDNEASLRLFSTCGFEETGRCHDWVKKGNAFIDAVFMQRLR from the coding sequence ATGAAGCACGAATTGCTGAAAGGCGAAAAAGTCACGCTGCGCGAAATGCGGGCGGATGATTGCGACCTCATTCACGATTGGGAAAACCGTCCCGAACTCGATTATCTGGGTGACGAACACGAACCGCTCACCAAAGAACAAATCGCGGATTTCATTGAAAGTTCCTCAGGAGACATTTACACGGACAGACAATTGCGGTTGATGATTGACCTCAATTCTCCAACGTCATTGCGAGCGCAGCGCGGCAATCTCTCCGATCAAGGAGATTGCTTCGGTCGTTCCTCCCTCGCAATGACGATTGGCTGCATAGATCTATTCGAATTCGACCAACACAACCAACGGGCAGGAGTAGGAATTCTAATTGCAGAAACCGAAAACCGAAAGAACGGCTACGCCAAAGAAGCGCTGAACCTTTTAACACATTACTGCCTTGAAGTGTTGAACCTCAGGCAATTGCACTGCCATATTCCCGTTGATAATGAGGCCAGCTTGCGGTTGTTTTCAACCTGCGGCTTTGAAGAAACAGGCCGTTGCCACGATTGGGTGAAAAAGGGAAATGCGTTTATTGACGCGGTGTTTATGCAGCGATTGAGATGA
- a CDS encoding diaminopimelate epimerase, giving the protein MLIPFSKYHGTGNDFVMIDNRTLGLELSQSQIAQLCNRRFGIGADGLILLQMEQRSVRMVYFNSDGAPSSMCGNGGRCFVDFAQNLNALRDSGEFLAVDGMHEFKMVGKLVSLKMGDVPSIEHIGENVYLNTGSPHYVTMVDDVLSIDLINDARKVRYNDRFAAEGTNVNFVELMDGLTHIRTYERGVEDETLSCGTGATACAIAMHHLGNVSDTEVPIKVLGGKVSVSFKPQADGSYTDIWLTGPTTHVFDGTIDV; this is encoded by the coding sequence ATGCTAATTCCATTTTCTAAATACCACGGTACCGGAAACGACTTCGTGATGATCGATAATCGCACGCTGGGACTGGAGCTTTCGCAAAGCCAGATCGCGCAACTCTGCAACCGCAGGTTCGGTATCGGTGCCGATGGCCTCATTCTGCTACAAATGGAACAACGCTCGGTGCGGATGGTTTATTTCAACTCTGATGGCGCGCCAAGCAGCATGTGCGGAAACGGTGGCCGCTGCTTTGTCGATTTTGCGCAGAACCTGAATGCGTTGCGAGATTCAGGTGAATTTTTGGCAGTTGATGGCATGCACGAGTTCAAAATGGTGGGAAAACTTGTCAGTTTGAAGATGGGCGATGTACCGAGTATCGAGCACATTGGTGAGAACGTTTACCTCAACACGGGTTCGCCTCATTATGTAACGATGGTGGATGATGTGCTGAGCATCGACCTTATAAATGATGCGCGGAAAGTGCGCTACAACGACCGTTTTGCGGCTGAAGGCACCAATGTCAATTTCGTTGAATTGATGGATGGGTTGACGCACATCCGAACCTACGAACGAGGTGTGGAAGATGAAACCCTGTCATGCGGAACGGGGGCCACGGCCTGCGCCATTGCGATGCACCATTTGGGTAACGTTTCCGACACAGAAGTTCCGATCAAAGTTTTGGGCGGAAAGGTCAGCGTGTCATTCAAACCGCAAGCTGATGGTTCGTACACCGACATTTGGCTGACGGGTCCGACCACTCACGTTTTCGATGGGACGATTGATGTTTAA